Part of the Pseudodesulfovibrio hydrargyri genome is shown below.
CGTCTGGGTGGACGACAAGGACCGGGCCGACGCCCTGATCACCATCGACATCGACCGGTACTACCGCCCCACGGCGGTGGAGGACGCCGACGAACGGACCTTGCTGTCCGAGGCCATCTTCCGGTTCCACGCGACCATCCGCTCGGCCACGGACAACTCCGTGATCTGGGATTCGGGCGAGATATCCGAGAACTGGCCCTTCGACTACGGCAGCGGACAGGAAGCGGACATGGAGGTCACCCGGCGCGGCATCCAGGTGCTGGCCGATCGCATGACCCAGGACTACTAGACCCGGAAGGACCATGGCCAACCGCCCCAGATACCTCTTTCTCATCTGCCCCGATCCCCAACTGATCAAGGCCCAGGTGGACGAACGGCTGAAAGCCTCGGGCCAGGACGGCTGGGAGATCAAGCCGTTCTGGGGCGACGACGACGATCCCCTGCCCCCGGCCTTCTGGACCGACCTGACCATCAAGTCGCTCTTTCCCCAGCCCAAGGCCCTGGTCCTGCGCCGTGCCCACGCGCTCAAGGCGGACCAGTGGGACAAACTCGACGCCTCGGTCAAGGGGCTGGGAAACGACATCTACCCGATCTTCTGCCTCGAAGGGGAATGGAAGGGCAAGAAGCCCTCGATCCCCCCGGCCCTGTCCCGGCGCGGGCTGTACAAGAAGGCCCGCGACGCGGGCTGGGTCTGGGAATCCCCGGGCCTGGACCAGCGCTCCCTGACCGACTTCGTCAAGGGCTGGGCCGCCAAGGCCGGGCTGACCTTCGAGCCGGGCGCGGGCCAGGCCCT
Proteins encoded:
- the lptE gene encoding LPS assembly lipoprotein LptE, with the translated sequence MFLLRHTALFLFLALLAGCGYSFGEGGTSVLKPQYRTLAVDEVLNPTTQPWLESRLRKLLRDELHNRGTIVWVDDKDRADALITIDIDRYYRPTAVEDADERTLLSEAIFRFHATIRSATDNSVIWDSGEISENWPFDYGSGQEADMEVTRRGIQVLADRMTQDY